Within Psychrobacter sp. AH5, the genomic segment GTCAGTGAAGTGATAAAAATAACTGACGATAAATTAAATTAGCCACTTATTAAAAGCGACTTCCATAATAATTTTGATTAAAAAACCTACAAAACCAGCACCAAGTGCTAAGAAAGTCCAAAAAGTACCAGCGCGTCCAGACTGTGATTGCTTAGAGACGTCCCAAATAATAAAGAATAAAAAGGCAATAAAAATGGGCAGTAGAACGTACAAACCCCAATTGGTAATGGTACTAGCAGCAATAGCAAACATAGCCTGTTCTCGGTAAGTTAGTAGTTATATCAGCCACTTTT encodes:
- a CDS encoding DUF2788 domain-containing protein; this translates as MFAIAASTITNWGLYVLLPIFIAFLFFIIWDVSKQSQSGRAGTFWTFLALGAGFVGFLIKIIMEVAFNKWLI